The genome window TTCCTTCACTCATCCTACCTAGGTACTCAAATATACACAGGAGACTCGTCTATCAAACGATCACTAGACCACCAAAAGCTGTAGTGTGCATGTCTGTCAAATAATTTAACAGACAGAAGCTGAATGTGATGCGTAAAGGGGTTAATTGGGGGTTGCTCTTTACAAAATAAACTGCTTGCAAACAAATTTGCTTGCTGGACTCTTTAAAATTTGATTGCTACATGTCCTCACCACCTTAGGTGACTACATGCGGAGAAAagtaggaaataaataaataaataaactaataaatatGGAAGTAAGACAGTGGAAACTGCTGGACAGTTCAACATCCCGAATGTCTTTGTTAGCTATCTATGTCGACTGTTTGCTTGCTAAGGGCAAAATTAATGTTGGTATATAGTAATGACATCTTAGAGGCAAACATGCATTTAGGATGATACGCAGGGGAGTGAGCCTTTAGAATGTGCTATCAGCATTCTGGTTGGttagtaaaatgaaaataaattctaGACAGTAAGTTTCCTGGGGCAGGGGCCTGTTAACTTCTAAAGAGACATGCAGACCAAGggcatggtacagtggtgccccacttgacgattacctcgttatacGACGAAATCGTTTGACAaagatttttttgcgatcgctattgcgatcacaaaacgatgatgctatgggcaattttcatttGACAACGATcaattccctgcttcaggaaccaatttttcacttaacgacaatcaaaaacagctgatcgtcgggttttcaaaatggctccccgctgtgcaaaatggctccccgctgtgttcaggacggattcttcactatacaggcactggaaaatggccgccctatggaggatcttcgccggacggtgaggtatttcccccattggaatgcattgaccagctttcaatgcatttcaatggggttttttatttcgcttgacgatgatttcgctctacagcgattttgctggaatggattatcgtcatcaagcgggccCCCACTGTATATGGTAATCAGTACCAAACATGCTCATTTTACTCAGTTTCCAGAATGAGGTTACCTTGGTTTAAAATTTGGATGTGTTTTGCATTGATGATACACAGCCTGACCTCAGGAAGAACACAGGGAATGGATTTTGATCGTTCTCATTTCCCAAACTCCAGGCTCATAGCCTAGGATTGAAATCGCTATGTCACACTGAGTGTGAATGACATACTAGGATCAGTAGATTGTAACAGACAATCGTTCCTCTGATTAGCTTCACATTCATGGCTGCAGAGTCTTCATTTTCCAGGGAAAGAAAGCCACCTCGTTTTGGCAAAGAACTGCCCTGTACGTGGGCTGGCAGTGACTGTTTCTGGAGCTCTGTACTTTGTTCTTTGGGGGCAAAATTCTCCATAAGCCACGTGCTGTCCTCTCCCTGTTTTCCTAGGTAACTTGGTGGGTAGCTAACTGACAAACATAGCTACAAAAGCTCCTTGATGAACTCTTGTTGAATGGTGTAACCCAGCCACTGACGTCCACCACTCACTTTGTAGCCAGTGTTCTCAAAGAGCCCAATTGCCGCTTTGGTGACCACTGAGACCTGGGCCACCAAGAATTTGAAGCCCTGGGCACGAGCCTGATTCTCCAGGAAACTGAGGAGGCGACGGCCTATACCCGAGCGACGGTACCATCTGCTGACAGCCAGGCGCTTCAGCTCAGCTGCGCCGGGATCCCCACTCCAGGGCTCCAAAGCTACACAGCCACACACATCATCCTCATCATACACAGCCACCCAGATCCCACGCTGGCCTACATTATAATACGCATACAGATGCCTCAGATCCGGTGAGCGCCATAGCAAAAGTTTGAGAGCCACTACGGTGAGCACCACTGGCAGCACAAGTGCCACCACAAAAGAGTTCAGGAAGAAACGCAGGCCGCTGCTCACCACCGCCATTAGCAGCAACGCCAGCGGCCTTGTCAGGACATACAATATTAAGCGGTTCTCTGTATCCTTGAATCCATCCTGTgggaaaagaaacaggaagataTATGAAATTAGAGTGCTAGGAGGGACTTAAATAATGACGATCACCCTGAAGTAGGACTTGTTCTGTCTAAGGCATTTTCCAaacatgcttcccccccctccacaagcTTCAAGGGGAAAATAAGCACAGGTCCTCTGTGACAATTTGCATGGAGTTAAAATAAAAGCTAGGTAATGGAAACAACCTTAAAAGCCACCATTTGCTGGCATTGGGGAGGTTGCAAATGGCAGAATCATTCTATATTTTCCACATCTTAATTCTGTTCTATTCATTTGGCAATGGTGGACTCCAAAAGGGAATGTGAAGTTGGAAACAGCATACCCCACTGAAAACTGTACCAATGGGACCCCTCGACTGCTTGTTCCATTGGGGGGGAACAACTCCCCTACTCAGGAAGCGTTCGTCCTCATTTATACATAAAATCACTTTTGGTAACAATATTTCATATTGCCTGATCCTAGCTGGAAAGGATTATCAATCATTCCTTCTCttcttgaaaatattaaaagaatattttagGAGAGACTGATAGTCACTGAAATTTAACTGCCTCCTTCTGGGATCCAGAACAAACTTGCCTGAAGGCATTTTTTGACGCTTTAAAAATAtgccttctctctttctgcctccaCCTCTGTCTCCATATACATACAGAAATAGTCTGTTCCCACAAACGAGAGGAGAAAAATCCCTTACAGTTGCATATAGCAGCAAATCATGCACAGTAATAGGCACAGTACCTTTTTCATGAAAGTTCAtgataaagtattttttttaaatcctaaagCCACCACAACCCTTGATATCTGTCTGTTTTTGCTATACTTTTTAGGAAAGCTTGTTTAATGTTACAGATCTTCTCCTTGAAGCATTCTAGAGAAGCTTCTGAGGAACCCCCAAGCTCAGTAAGAAAAAATAGTGTCATTAAAATAGTAGTTTAGTCTAGGAGGCTTTAAAGTTATAGATAATACAAGTACTGTACTATTACCTGCTAAACTGGACAATGATGCTCTTGTAAAAAGGCTCAGGTACAAAGACCAGTAAAGATACTGACAATCCATTTGTAAACTAGTAATCCGAAGTAACGTTTTTGTTAAGAGAGACATATTCCATAGGTCCATCCCACAGTACAGGAATGGACATTGTGCAGCCCCCAAGAAaggggtggataaaaatcaatgtttttttaaaaatcagtttaattcatgatttaaatttttcattaaattgtcaaaaaaaacctgatttttaaaaaaactttaaaatgtaatttaaatcaatttgatttagaatcatggaatcaatgagttagaaggggcctgtaaggccgtCGAGTCCAAACCCATGCTCAATGCAGAAGTCAAAGCaaatctgagagatggttgtccaattttctctcaaatgaCTGCAGCATTGGATTGTTCACCACCTGccaaatccaccctgcaaaaTCTGGAGGCAACATGTTGCCCACTCCTGCAACAGACAGTTCTATaaactaagggaaaaaaagaaaagagtttaTGCAAGCAAAACAATCTTCTTCAAGTGTTTCTCACCTTCAGAAGTTCCAAGACTATTGGTGCTTCATCCTCTCTCATTTCTCTGATAGCCAGTTGCTCAGGTTCCAGGGTAGGCATACTGGCAGACGGTGAAAAGGGCAcccaaaaaggaaggaaacttCAGATGATGGCTGATTAGTCCATGATGAGAGGTTGGGATTGATGAAGAAAGTGTATCACTGTCTGGAAATGTCTTGTAAAAATGGGGAGAAATATTATTTGAAGCACGTTCTATGAACCTTGGCATCCATGGATAATTCGTGTTAACAAAACAGCCAGGCAGTCAATCTTCAAACAACTCATTCAGATCAATATGGtaacttgttttttctcttctttaccaCATGAAACTAAACCTATATTATCAAAGTAATTAACACTTTCTTGTTttaaacttcttcttttttagttATGTACTGTTAGTCTTGACTGTATACATTTTGGAATAAATTGTCAAGCAACATACAAAACAGATGAATACAGCTGAAAAATAATCAGGAAAAGATGAGGGACAATCCATTTGGAACCCTTTTGTAAAGGAGAAAGGGTGTTTGGGGAAAGAGTAGCTCGAATTAATATAAGTACAGAAACTCGGTATACAGCAGCAAGCAgaattgaaaatattttagatTTCCAAAGTAGACATGTTAGTCTtattcagcatgttggcaaaattaaaggtgaAAAAGAAGGGGCagcgagagagaaaaagcaaaatagtgtggcattttaaagacaaacagatttatttcagtgcgaGCTTCAGATTCCCTGTGTCTGAAGTACAtttggtccacaaaagctcacagtgaaataaatttgctagtcgctgcaatattttgctttctctccttcccccctttaATAATGCCATTTTCTTTCTGATGCAGTTCCTTCATACCTGGATAAAATTAGTACGGTACTCCTTCCTGCCCCACTTTCAGTTtactgcattttcatgctttgaaGCAGGCATAGGATGCACATAGTCCTCCTAatgttggactgccactcccatcatccttccaaATGGGCTACACTGTTTATGGATCATGGAAGCTGCAGATGAACAACAGCCTGCAGGACCACAGATTGTCGAAAAGTTGCAAAGTAGTGAATACCTTGCTGAAAAGCACAGAACTGCTTGTAGAAATTGGCAATCCAGATATTAGGAAATTTATTATAAGATATACCGCAAGCTGCTAACAGTCATGGTTGCAGGGGAAGTATTGTTATACATTattgcttt of Pogona vitticeps strain Pit_001003342236 chromosome 6, PviZW2.1, whole genome shotgun sequence contains these proteins:
- the NAT14 gene encoding putative N-acetyltransferase 14, with protein sequence MPTLEPEQLAIREMREDEAPIVLELLKDGFKDTENRLILYVLTRPLALLLMAVVSSGLRFFLNSFVVALVLPVVLTVVALKLLLWRSPDLRHLYAYYNVGQRGIWVAVYDEDDVCGCVALEPWSGDPGAAELKRLAVSRWYRRSGIGRRLLSFLENQARAQGFKFLVAQVSVVTKAAIGLFENTGYKVSGGRQWLGYTIQQEFIKELL